One Jeotgalicoccus saudimassiliensis DNA window includes the following coding sequences:
- a CDS encoding YveK family protein, with product MEETLNLEDILDVIKKNFLMIAIMTLLFGCIAAYGTIFLMTPQYEAKTQILVSQAQDTEMVNNQDIQASLQLINTYRDIIKSPTVLDDVVSNLDLDETSAAISNKIEVTNQDQSQVLTVTVTDPSAQNAQNIANEVASVFQSTVPEVMNVDNVSVLAAADVGNNPSPVSPQPVINIAIGLILGLLVGLGIAFLRAFMDKRVTTEEDVQKYLDLPVLGTVAKFKK from the coding sequence ATGGAAGAAACATTGAATTTGGAAGATATTTTAGACGTCATTAAAAAGAATTTTTTAATGATTGCAATTATGACACTGTTGTTTGGCTGTATCGCAGCTTACGGAACGATTTTTCTAATGACACCGCAGTACGAGGCTAAAACTCAGATTTTAGTCAGTCAGGCGCAGGATACTGAAATGGTCAATAACCAGGACATTCAGGCGAGTCTGCAATTAATTAATACATACAGGGACATTATAAAAAGTCCGACAGTGCTGGATGATGTAGTAAGTAATTTAGACTTAGATGAAACATCAGCAGCGATTTCAAATAAAATTGAAGTGACTAACCAAGATCAGTCACAAGTGCTGACAGTCACAGTCACAGATCCATCTGCACAAAATGCTCAGAACATTGCCAATGAAGTGGCTTCAGTATTCCAAAGTACTGTGCCTGAAGTAATGAATGTGGATAACGTATCGGTACTTGCAGCTGCTGATGTTGGAAACAACCCATCACCGGTATCACCGCAGCCGGTGATTAATATCGCAATTGGTTTAATTTTAGGACTGCTTGTTGGTTTAGGCATTGCCTTCCTGAGAGCGTTTATGGATAAGCGTGTAACAACAGAAGAAGATGTACAAAAATATCTGGACTTGCCTGTACTTGGTACAGTAGCGAAGTTTAAAAAGTAG
- a CDS encoding LCP family protein, whose product MDRETMRRTDKEEYHTVKKTRVRKRGFIVLGIIAFISILILYIIFSYRSGLNIAAENGVEPTGEEFNPVDNHDGKKTMMIIGKDRMDEGAERTDVIMIGQYDYMQKEMKLVSVMRDIYVEIPGYQSYKINAVYSLGGVELLREVMAHNFDINIEEYVTVDYDAFIETVNVINPDGITIDVEKDMSEKIDTVLKQGVQQLNGKDLLAYARFRNDEEGDFGRVRRQQQVLSAIQDEVISIGGIVKLPKILGTGMGYVDTSMPNKEMYRMIMSFMIRGDKDIATMTLPLENTYQFMDTSHTGNVIDMDFEANNAALKEFLNSSGIDTDESEADTTAE is encoded by the coding sequence ATGGACAGAGAGACAATGAGAAGGACAGATAAAGAAGAGTATCATACCGTTAAGAAAACACGGGTTAGAAAAAGAGGATTTATAGTTTTAGGTATCATTGCATTTATAAGCATTTTAATACTATATATAATTTTCAGTTACAGATCAGGATTGAATATCGCAGCTGAAAATGGTGTGGAACCGACAGGTGAGGAGTTTAATCCTGTAGACAATCATGATGGTAAGAAGACGATGATGATTATTGGTAAAGACCGGATGGACGAAGGTGCAGAACGTACTGACGTCATTATGATTGGCCAGTATGATTATATGCAGAAAGAAATGAAACTGGTATCGGTCATGCGAGATATTTACGTAGAGATACCTGGTTATCAGAGTTATAAAATTAATGCGGTGTATTCACTAGGCGGGGTAGAACTGCTGCGTGAAGTCATGGCGCATAATTTTGATATTAATATAGAAGAGTATGTCACAGTGGATTACGATGCCTTTATAGAAACAGTGAATGTTATCAATCCGGATGGTATTACAATAGATGTAGAAAAAGATATGTCAGAGAAAATTGATACAGTCTTAAAACAAGGTGTACAGCAGCTGAACGGTAAAGATCTGCTCGCTTATGCACGTTTCCGTAATGATGAAGAAGGTGACTTCGGCCGTGTGCGCCGTCAGCAGCAAGTGCTTTCAGCAATACAGGATGAAGTTATCAGTATCGGTGGTATTGTGAAGCTGCCTAAGATACTGGGTACTGGTATGGGATATGTGGATACTTCAATGCCGAATAAAGAAATGTACCGTATGATTATGAGTTTTATGATCAGAGGAGATAAAGATATCGCAACGATGACACTGCCGCTGGAGAATACGTATCAGTTTATGGATACGAGTCATACAGGGAATGTGATTGATATGGACTTCGAAGCGAATAATGCTGCTTTAAAAGAATTTTTAAACAGCAGCGGCATAGACACAGATGAGAGTGAAGCGGACACGACAGCAGAATAA